From Camelus dromedarius isolate mCamDro1 chromosome X, mCamDro1.pat, whole genome shotgun sequence, one genomic window encodes:
- the FAM120C gene encoding constitutive coactivator of PPAR-gamma-like protein 2 isoform X5: protein MGVQGFQEFLEKRCPGAVVPVDLLKLARTVSRQQQQHQHRQLPPTAALAPGAPRAARGSAPLQPPLPPAALGSYSGGAGPTRHHHPAHHFHHHGQAHPGLHPPPPPPPPPLPGARVLVDAGSALPRLYGGYQTDWVCGGQWNAMLGYLSALCQACAYPGGDGLELVVMFPGGLGKDRLAEWGRRCQAERQTAQLIVGHVGNKGTPPPRAWFLPPACLSHCVRLALIRFRVKPCE, encoded by the exons ATGGGCGTCCAGGGCTTCCAAGAGTTCCTGGAGAAGCGCTGTCCCGGGGCCGTGGTCCCCGTGGACCTCCTCAAACTCGCGCGCACGGTCTCgcgccagcagcagcagcaccagcatcGCCAGCTGCCGCCTACGGCAGCCCTAGCGCCCGGGGCTCCACGCGCCGCCAGGGGCTCCGCGCCTCTGCAACCACCGCTCCCGCCCGCTGCCTTGGGTTCCTACTCCGGGGGCGCGGGGCCGACGCGGCACCATCACCCCGCTCACCACTTCCACCACCACGGCCAGGCGCACCCCGGGCTgcacccgccgccgccgccgccgccccctccgctGCCCGGGGCCCGGGTGCTGGTGGACGCGGGCTCGGCGCTCCCGCGGCTTTATGGCGGCTACCAGACGGATTGGGTGTGTGGCGGCCAATGGAACGCCATGCTGGGCTACTTGTCAGCGCTATGTCAGGCTTGTGCCTATCCCGGCGGCGACGGCCTGGAGCTGGTGGTCATGTTCCCCGGGGGCCTGGGCAAGGACCGGCTGGCCGAGTGGGGCCGTCGGTGCCAGGCTGAGCGGCAGACAGCGCAACTGATCGTGGGACACGTGGGCAACAAGGGCACCCCTCCTCCACGGGCCTGGTTCCTGCCACCGGCCTGCCTGAGCCACTGCGTGAGGCTAGCACTCATCCGCTTCCGGGtcaag ccatgtgagtga
- the FAM120C gene encoding constitutive coactivator of PPAR-gamma-like protein 2 isoform X3 gives MGVQGFQEFLEKRCPGAVVPVDLLKLARTVSRQQQQHQHRQLPPTAALAPGAPRAARGSAPLQPPLPPAALGSYSGGAGPTRHHHPAHHFHHHGQAHPGLHPPPPPPPPPLPGARVLVDAGSALPRLYGGYQTDWVCGGQWNAMLGYLSALCQACAYPGGDGLELVVMFPGGLGKDRLAEWGRRCQAERQTAQLIVGHVGNKGTPPPRAWFLPPACLSHCVRLALIRFRVKILSPLPQKCLLSPATSAPIAIVQAAIVSYLNCENSLNLFVYHSLDIWIWRSGHHLVHLPHCCQRRHPENQS, from the exons ATGGGCGTCCAGGGCTTCCAAGAGTTCCTGGAGAAGCGCTGTCCCGGGGCCGTGGTCCCCGTGGACCTCCTCAAACTCGCGCGCACGGTCTCgcgccagcagcagcagcaccagcatcGCCAGCTGCCGCCTACGGCAGCCCTAGCGCCCGGGGCTCCACGCGCCGCCAGGGGCTCCGCGCCTCTGCAACCACCGCTCCCGCCCGCTGCCTTGGGTTCCTACTCCGGGGGCGCGGGGCCGACGCGGCACCATCACCCCGCTCACCACTTCCACCACCACGGCCAGGCGCACCCCGGGCTgcacccgccgccgccgccgccgccccctccgctGCCCGGGGCCCGGGTGCTGGTGGACGCGGGCTCGGCGCTCCCGCGGCTTTATGGCGGCTACCAGACGGATTGGGTGTGTGGCGGCCAATGGAACGCCATGCTGGGCTACTTGTCAGCGCTATGTCAGGCTTGTGCCTATCCCGGCGGCGACGGCCTGGAGCTGGTGGTCATGTTCCCCGGGGGCCTGGGCAAGGACCGGCTGGCCGAGTGGGGCCGTCGGTGCCAGGCTGAGCGGCAGACAGCGCAACTGATCGTGGGACACGTGGGCAACAAGGGCACCCCTCCTCCACGGGCCTGGTTCCTGCCACCGGCCTGCCTGAGCCACTGCGTGAGGCTAGCACTCATCCGCTTCCGGGtcaag ATCCTGTCACCTCTACCTCAGAAATGTCTCCTGAGTCCAGCCACTTCCGCCCCCATTGCCATAGTTCAGGCTGCCATCGTTTCTTATCTAAACTGTGAAAATAGCCTCAACTTGTTCGTTTACCACTCTCTGGACATCTGGATCTGGAGATCTGGGCATCATCTGGTCCATCTTCCACACTGCTGTCAGAGACGCCATCCTGAAAACCAAAGCTGA
- the FAM120C gene encoding constitutive coactivator of PPAR-gamma-like protein 2 isoform X4, translated as MGVQGFQEFLEKRCPGAVVPVDLLKLARTVSRQQQQHQHRQLPPTAALAPGAPRAARGSAPLQPPLPPAALGSYSGGAGPTRHHHPAHHFHHHGQAHPGLHPPPPPPPPPLPGARVLVDAGSALPRLYGGYQTDWVCGGQWNAMLGYLSALCQACAYPGGDGLELVVMFPGGLGKDRLAEWGRRCQAERQTAQLIVGHVGNKGTPPPRAWFLPPACLSHCVRLALIRFRVKMLSFIHFEP; from the exons ATGGGCGTCCAGGGCTTCCAAGAGTTCCTGGAGAAGCGCTGTCCCGGGGCCGTGGTCCCCGTGGACCTCCTCAAACTCGCGCGCACGGTCTCgcgccagcagcagcagcaccagcatcGCCAGCTGCCGCCTACGGCAGCCCTAGCGCCCGGGGCTCCACGCGCCGCCAGGGGCTCCGCGCCTCTGCAACCACCGCTCCCGCCCGCTGCCTTGGGTTCCTACTCCGGGGGCGCGGGGCCGACGCGGCACCATCACCCCGCTCACCACTTCCACCACCACGGCCAGGCGCACCCCGGGCTgcacccgccgccgccgccgccgccccctccgctGCCCGGGGCCCGGGTGCTGGTGGACGCGGGCTCGGCGCTCCCGCGGCTTTATGGCGGCTACCAGACGGATTGGGTGTGTGGCGGCCAATGGAACGCCATGCTGGGCTACTTGTCAGCGCTATGTCAGGCTTGTGCCTATCCCGGCGGCGACGGCCTGGAGCTGGTGGTCATGTTCCCCGGGGGCCTGGGCAAGGACCGGCTGGCCGAGTGGGGCCGTCGGTGCCAGGCTGAGCGGCAGACAGCGCAACTGATCGTGGGACACGTGGGCAACAAGGGCACCCCTCCTCCACGGGCCTGGTTCCTGCCACCGGCCTGCCTGAGCCACTGCGTGAGGCTAGCACTCATCCGCTTCCGGGtcaag ATGTTGTCTTTCATCCATTTCGAGCCATAA